The Acidimicrobiales bacterium genome contains a region encoding:
- a CDS encoding DUF72 domain-containing protein: protein MVAWVGTSGWQYAHWRGGFYPSGVPQARWLEYYAARFRTVEVNSAFYRLPEASTVENWGHRTPDDFVLAMKASRYLTHVRRLREPAGPVSLLLDRARHLGAKLGPVLVQLPATFQVDAAALRDTLAQFPTDVRVAFEPRHDSWYTDEVADVLSTSGAALCWSDAPGRRSPQWRTADWGYVRFHQGRAHPAPCYGRAALHSWAERIAGVFEPSEDVFAYFNNDGCGCALRDARRFALAAGKVGLRPTRVPTARDVQGCGTEGWSTR from the coding sequence ATGGTGGCGTGGGTGGGGACCTCGGGTTGGCAGTATGCGCACTGGCGAGGCGGCTTCTATCCCTCCGGCGTTCCCCAGGCACGGTGGCTCGAGTACTACGCGGCCCGGTTCCGGACCGTCGAGGTGAACTCCGCCTTCTACCGACTGCCCGAGGCGTCCACCGTCGAGAACTGGGGGCACAGGACCCCCGACGACTTCGTGCTGGCGATGAAGGCGAGCCGCTACCTGACCCATGTCCGCAGGCTCCGCGAGCCCGCCGGCCCGGTGTCGCTGCTCCTCGACCGGGCCCGGCACCTCGGCGCCAAGCTCGGTCCGGTCCTCGTCCAGCTACCCGCCACCTTCCAGGTCGACGCCGCCGCCCTCCGGGACACGTTGGCCCAGTTCCCGACGGACGTGCGCGTCGCCTTCGAACCCCGGCACGACTCCTGGTACACCGACGAGGTGGCGGACGTCCTGTCCACGAGCGGCGCCGCGCTCTGTTGGAGTGACGCACCCGGGAGGCGTTCCCCGCAGTGGCGCACCGCCGACTGGGGATACGTCCGCTTCCACCAGGGCCGCGCCCACCCGGCGCCGTGCTATGGCCGGGCCGCGTTGCATTCGTGGGCGGAGCGGATCGCCGGCGTGTTCGAGCCGTCCGAGGATGTGTTCGCCTACTTCAACAACGACGGCTGCGGGTGTGCACTGCGCGACGCCCGTCGATTCGCGCTCGCCGCCGGCAAGGTCGGGCTCCGCCCCACGCGTGTCCCCACGGCGCGCGACGTGCAGGGGTGCGGGACGGAGGGATGGTCGACACGCTGA
- a CDS encoding PHP domain-containing protein, which translates to MDPAAALRRIAYLLEADRAESYKVRAFRHAAATVDETDPARLAQLAGVRRLTDLPAVGDTTARVISEAVAGDVPSYLRQLEDEPRPVLDGQAAVLRSLLRGDCHSHSDWSDGGSPIPEMAEAAAALGHEYMVLTDHSPRLTVAHGLDAERLLRQLEVVEAVNAHLAPFRVLTGIEVDILEDGSLDQDPELLARLDVVVASVHSKLKMDGAQMTRRMVAAIESPHTDILGHCTGRIVVGRGRPESQFDHAAVFEACARTGTAVEINARPERLDPPDPLLRLAVAAGCLVSIDTDAHAPGQLEWLGNGCRKAADADVPPDRIVNTWPEAQLLQWTAGHSG; encoded by the coding sequence GTGGACCCTGCCGCCGCGCTGCGCCGGATCGCCTATCTGCTCGAGGCCGACCGTGCCGAGTCCTACAAGGTCAGGGCTTTCCGGCATGCGGCCGCCACCGTCGACGAGACCGATCCGGCCCGCCTGGCGCAGCTGGCCGGCGTGCGTCGCCTCACCGACCTGCCCGCAGTGGGTGACACCACGGCCCGGGTGATCAGCGAGGCCGTCGCCGGCGACGTGCCGTCCTACCTCCGCCAGCTGGAGGACGAGCCCCGACCCGTCCTCGACGGCCAGGCCGCCGTGCTGCGCAGCCTCCTGCGCGGCGACTGCCACAGCCACTCCGACTGGTCCGACGGGGGAAGCCCCATCCCCGAGATGGCGGAGGCCGCCGCCGCGCTCGGCCACGAGTACATGGTGCTCACGGACCACAGCCCGCGCCTGACGGTCGCCCACGGGCTCGACGCCGAGCGGCTCCTGCGCCAGCTCGAGGTGGTCGAGGCCGTCAACGCCCACCTGGCCCCGTTCCGCGTCCTCACCGGGATCGAGGTCGACATCCTCGAGGACGGATCGCTCGACCAGGACCCCGAGCTCCTGGCCCGGCTCGACGTCGTCGTGGCCAGCGTGCACTCGAAGCTGAAGATGGACGGCGCCCAGATGACCCGGCGCATGGTTGCGGCCATCGAGAGCCCCCACACCGACATCCTGGGGCACTGCACCGGCCGCATCGTCGTGGGCCGGGGCCGGCCGGAGTCGCAGTTCGACCACGCCGCGGTGTTCGAGGCGTGCGCCCGGACCGGCACCGCGGTCGAGATCAACGCACGGCCGGAGCGCCTCGACCCTCCCGACCCCCTGCTCCGCCTGGCGGTGGCGGCGGGATGTCTGGTGTCGATCGACACCGACGCGCACGCCCCGGGGCAGCTCGAATGGCTCGGCAACGGTTGCCGCAAGGCGGCGGACGCCGACGTCCCGCCCGACCGCATCGTGAACACCTGGCCGGAGGCGCAGCTGCTGCAGTGGACGGCGGGGCACTCCGGATAG
- the ligD gene encoding non-homologous end-joining DNA ligase — MAAGPPTIALEVDGHTVKVSNPDKVFFSARGETKLDLVRYYFAVGPGALRGVYERPTVLKRYPDGAEGPFFYQKRVPASRPPWLETVTVSFPSGRHAEELCPTGVAHILWAVNLGCLDLNPWPVRRADVDHPDELRVDLDPQPDVPFEAVRQVALEARAVLEEHGLVGFPKTSGSRGIHVNVPIEPRWTFTEVRRAALALARELERRMPGVATSAWWKEERGRRVFVDYNQNARDRTVASAYSVRANPEGRVSCPVEWDEVADVDPGDLTIATVPARFGTVGDPAAAIDERRGDLGLLLELSHRDEAGGLGDAPWPPHFAKQRGEPHRAAPSRSRRPGG; from the coding sequence ATGGCAGCCGGGCCCCCCACCATCGCCCTCGAGGTGGACGGGCACACCGTCAAGGTCTCCAACCCGGACAAGGTGTTCTTCTCGGCTCGGGGCGAGACGAAGCTGGACCTCGTCCGGTACTACTTCGCCGTCGGGCCCGGTGCCCTGCGCGGCGTGTACGAGCGCCCGACCGTCCTGAAGCGCTACCCCGACGGCGCCGAGGGGCCGTTCTTCTACCAGAAGCGTGTGCCTGCGTCCCGGCCGCCGTGGTTGGAGACGGTCACGGTGAGCTTCCCGAGCGGGCGCCACGCCGAGGAGCTGTGCCCGACGGGCGTGGCGCACATCCTGTGGGCCGTGAACCTCGGGTGCCTCGACCTCAACCCCTGGCCCGTGCGGCGCGCCGACGTCGACCATCCCGACGAGCTGCGTGTCGACCTCGACCCGCAGCCCGACGTCCCGTTCGAGGCGGTTCGACAGGTGGCACTCGAGGCCCGCGCCGTGCTCGAGGAGCACGGCCTCGTGGGTTTTCCCAAGACATCGGGGTCGCGCGGCATCCACGTCAACGTCCCCATCGAGCCGCGCTGGACGTTCACGGAGGTCCGGCGCGCCGCGCTGGCCCTGGCGCGCGAGCTCGAGCGCCGCATGCCGGGCGTCGCCACCTCGGCGTGGTGGAAGGAAGAGCGGGGGCGGCGGGTGTTCGTCGACTACAACCAGAACGCCCGGGACCGGACGGTGGCGTCGGCGTACTCCGTCCGCGCCAACCCCGAGGGCCGGGTGTCGTGCCCCGTCGAATGGGACGAGGTCGCCGACGTCGACCCCGGCGACCTCACCATCGCCACGGTGCCGGCGCGCTTCGGGACCGTCGGCGACCCCGCGGCCGCCATCGACGAGCGGCGCGGCGACCTGGGCCTGCTGCTCGAGCTGTCGCACCGCGACGAGGCCGGGGGGCTCGGTGACGCCCCCTGGCCACCGCACTTCGCCAAGCAGCGCGGGGAGCCGCATCGGGCGGCGCCGAGTCGCTCGCGTCGCCCGGGGGGCTGA
- a CDS encoding ATP-dependent DNA ligase: MNLPVMPPVAPMLAKLARQLPTGEGMTYEPKWDGFRCVVFRDGDDVELGSRNERPLTRYFPELVAPIRRSFPARAVVDGEIVIAGSAGLDFDALLQRIHPAASRVALLASSTPASFVGFDLLALDDRDLRGEPFRERRALLEQALGAAEAPVHLTPATTDPAVAADWFSRFEGAGLDGVVAKRPDLPYREGERVMVKVKHERTADCVVAGFRWHKAGGIVGSLLLGLYDDDGVLHHVGVSASFTVARRRELVDELAPYRPASLDGHPWAGWAQLEDRAAAGRKPGAPSRWNATKDLRWEPLDPVLVCEVAYDHLQGDRFRHATTFRRWRPDRRPESCTYAQLDTAVPEELDAVFRA; this comes from the coding sequence ATGAATCTGCCCGTGATGCCACCCGTCGCCCCCATGCTCGCCAAGCTGGCACGGCAGCTCCCCACCGGCGAGGGCATGACGTACGAGCCGAAGTGGGACGGCTTCCGGTGTGTCGTCTTCCGGGACGGTGACGACGTGGAGCTGGGCAGTCGCAACGAGCGGCCGCTCACCCGGTACTTCCCGGAGCTCGTCGCGCCGATCCGCCGGTCGTTCCCGGCGCGTGCCGTCGTCGACGGCGAGATCGTGATCGCGGGCTCGGCCGGCCTCGACTTCGACGCGCTGCTCCAGCGGATCCACCCGGCGGCGTCACGTGTTGCTCTGCTGGCGTCCTCGACGCCGGCGTCGTTCGTGGGCTTCGATCTCCTGGCGCTCGATGACCGCGACCTGCGGGGTGAGCCGTTCCGTGAGCGACGCGCCCTGCTCGAACAAGCCCTGGGGGCCGCCGAGGCCCCGGTGCACCTCACCCCGGCCACCACAGACCCCGCGGTCGCCGCCGACTGGTTCTCGCGCTTCGAGGGAGCCGGGCTCGACGGCGTCGTGGCGAAGCGCCCGGACCTCCCGTACCGCGAAGGCGAACGCGTCATGGTGAAGGTGAAGCACGAGCGCACGGCCGACTGCGTCGTGGCCGGGTTCCGTTGGCACAAGGCCGGCGGGATCGTCGGCTCGCTGCTGCTCGGCCTGTACGACGACGACGGTGTCCTTCACCACGTGGGCGTATCGGCCTCCTTCACGGTGGCCCGGCGGCGAGAGCTCGTCGACGAGCTGGCCCCCTACCGACCGGCGTCGTTGGACGGCCACCCGTGGGCGGGCTGGGCCCAGCTCGAGGACCGAGCCGCCGCCGGACGAAAGCCGGGCGCGCCGTCACGCTGGAACGCCACCAAGGACCTGCGCTGGGAGCCGCTCGACCCGGTGCTCGTGTGCGAGGTGGCCTACGACCACCTGCAGGGCGACCGCTTCCGGCACGCCACCACGTTCCGACGCTGGCGGCCCGACCGGCGGCCGGAGTCGTGCACCTACGCGCAGCTCGACACGGCGGTGCCCGAAGAGCTCGACGCCGTGTTCCGGGCGTGA
- a CDS encoding pyridoxal-dependent decarboxylase — MPPPDGVGPGRMSAGAPTRCDPGAGGFLMVNPMFVHDQRMTELVFAYCRERLALDPVPLDFGGDQESFDAVLSGLLGESGNDPAEVLRLFAEHLATAVISCDSPRFLSFIPAAPTKAALLFDMIVSCSSLQGTSWLEAAGAVAAENEVLRFLAALAGMPPGAGGCFVSGGSIANLSALVVARDTAAMRLGRTPVRPHIAVSEETHASVGNALRILGVEAMVVPSADHRLTGAALREALAARDGAAGATDAGDVIGVVATAGTTNAGIIDDLAGVAAVAREQSLWFHVDAAYGGAGLFAPVVRDRYAGIEHADSVVIDPHKWLYAPFDCAALVYREPRLAKAVHAQEASYLDVIHDKDHEVWNPSDYAVHLTRRARGLPLWFSLAVHGAGAYRDAIETVLDTAWRSAELIRRSPHLELVRDPELSIVLFRRTGWTSADYHEWSVRLLDRQIGFVTPTSWDGEPAARLAFLHPGTTVEMIEEIIATTA, encoded by the coding sequence ATGCCGCCGCCCGACGGGGTCGGGCCGGGGCGCATGAGCGCCGGGGCGCCCACAAGGTGCGATCCTGGTGCCGGAGGATTCCTCATGGTGAACCCGATGTTCGTTCACGACCAGCGCATGACGGAGCTGGTCTTCGCCTACTGCCGTGAGCGGCTTGCTCTCGATCCCGTTCCGCTGGACTTCGGCGGGGACCAGGAGTCCTTCGACGCCGTGCTGTCCGGGCTGCTCGGGGAGTCCGGGAACGATCCGGCCGAGGTGCTCCGGCTGTTCGCCGAGCACCTGGCGACGGCCGTGATCTCGTGCGACAGCCCACGCTTCTTGTCGTTCATCCCCGCCGCTCCGACCAAGGCCGCGCTGCTCTTCGACATGATCGTGTCGTGCTCGTCGCTCCAGGGCACGTCGTGGCTCGAGGCCGCCGGTGCCGTGGCCGCCGAGAACGAGGTGCTGCGGTTCCTGGCGGCGCTGGCCGGGATGCCGCCGGGAGCGGGGGGCTGCTTCGTGTCGGGCGGCTCGATCGCCAACCTGTCGGCCCTGGTCGTCGCCCGGGACACGGCCGCCATGCGCCTGGGTCGTACCCCGGTGCGCCCTCACATCGCCGTGAGCGAGGAAACCCATGCGTCGGTCGGCAACGCGCTGCGCATCCTGGGCGTGGAGGCCATGGTCGTCCCGTCGGCCGACCACCGGCTCACGGGCGCCGCCTTGCGCGAGGCGCTGGCCGCTCGCGACGGTGCTGCCGGCGCAACGGACGCCGGGGACGTGATCGGGGTGGTGGCCACGGCCGGCACCACCAACGCGGGGATCATCGACGACCTGGCGGGCGTCGCGGCTGTGGCGCGCGAGCAGTCGTTGTGGTTCCACGTCGACGCTGCCTACGGCGGAGCGGGTCTCTTCGCGCCCGTCGTCCGCGACCGGTACGCGGGCATCGAGCACGCCGACTCCGTCGTCATCGACCCGCACAAGTGGTTGTACGCGCCCTTCGACTGCGCTGCACTCGTCTATCGCGAGCCCCGGCTGGCGAAGGCGGTGCACGCCCAGGAGGCGTCGTACCTCGACGTCATCCACGACAAGGACCACGAGGTCTGGAACCCGAGCGACTATGCGGTGCACCTCACGCGCCGGGCGCGCGGGCTCCCGCTGTGGTTCTCGCTCGCCGTGCACGGTGCGGGGGCTTACCGCGATGCCATCGAGACGGTGCTCGACACCGCCTGGCGTAGCGCCGAGCTCATCCGCCGGTCACCGCATCTCGAGCTCGTCAGGGACCCCGAGCTGTCGATCGTGCTGTTCCGCCGCACCGGTTGGACGAGCGCGGACTACCACGAGTGGTCGGTACGCCTCCTCGACCGTCAGATCGGGTTCGTGACGCCGACGTCATGGGACGGCGAGCCCGCCGCCCGCCTGGCGTTCCTCCACCCTGGCACGACCGTCGAGATGATCGAGGAGATCATCGCCACGACGGCGTGA
- the speB gene encoding agmatinase has protein sequence MRTGNMYGPDATFAGVPAADLGEPASYADAGAVIIGAPFDGGTSYRPGCRFGPQAIRLTDYLPQDGSRPHLALGVDPLVELRVVDVGDVEMLPGEIEAALERLEQAVAVVAGSGAVPVVLGGDHTIALPDITGVARHVGWGRVSVVHFDAHADTADLQFGSLYGHGTPMRRLIESGAARGDRFLQIGLRGYWPDPETLAWMAGKGMRCYEMTEIVARGLDTCLTEAFAIATDDCDAVFLSVDIDVVDPGTAPGTGTPEPGGLTSRQLLDAVRRACVELPVAGVDVVEVSPPYDHAEVTAYLANRVVLECLSGMAWRRRGGGAGGAARRAEGPLLDGRRPPG, from the coding sequence GTGAGAACCGGGAACATGTACGGGCCCGACGCCACGTTCGCGGGCGTCCCCGCCGCCGACCTCGGGGAGCCGGCCAGCTACGCCGACGCGGGCGCGGTGATCATCGGCGCGCCGTTCGACGGCGGCACCTCGTATCGGCCGGGGTGTCGCTTCGGTCCGCAGGCCATCCGCCTCACCGACTACCTCCCCCAGGACGGCAGCCGGCCGCACCTGGCACTGGGCGTCGACCCGCTCGTCGAGCTGCGTGTGGTCGACGTCGGTGACGTGGAGATGCTGCCGGGTGAGATCGAGGCCGCGCTGGAACGGCTCGAGCAGGCGGTGGCGGTGGTCGCCGGGAGCGGTGCCGTGCCCGTCGTCCTGGGTGGCGACCACACCATCGCGCTTCCCGATATCACCGGCGTGGCGCGGCATGTCGGGTGGGGGCGCGTGTCGGTGGTGCACTTCGACGCCCATGCAGACACCGCCGACCTGCAGTTCGGCTCGCTCTACGGGCACGGCACGCCCATGCGCCGCCTGATCGAGTCGGGCGCCGCCCGCGGCGATCGTTTCCTGCAGATCGGCCTGCGCGGCTACTGGCCCGACCCCGAGACCCTTGCCTGGATGGCCGGCAAGGGGATGCGGTGCTACGAGATGACGGAGATCGTCGCCCGCGGCCTCGACACCTGCCTCACCGAGGCATTCGCCATCGCCACCGACGACTGCGACGCCGTGTTCCTCTCGGTCGACATCGACGTCGTCGATCCCGGCACCGCCCCGGGCACGGGGACCCCCGAGCCGGGCGGGCTCACCAGCCGCCAGCTTCTCGACGCCGTGCGCCGCGCCTGCGTCGAGCTCCCCGTGGCCGGCGTCGACGTCGTGGAGGTGTCCCCGCCCTACGACCATGCCGAGGTCACGGCGTACCTGGCCAACCGCGTGGTCCTGGAGTGCCTGTCGGGGATGGCATGGCGGCGACGCGGCGGCGGCGCCGGCGGCGCGGCGCGCCGGGCCGAAGGGCCGTTGCTCGACGGGCGCCGACCTCCCGGCTGA
- a CDS encoding GNAT family N-acetyltransferase — protein sequence MSADQTEEPAGPVVVEEVTAVTPAVVTALRALVPELSSSAPVLTEAAVREIVDSPATVLLVARDETGMILGSLTLVVFSAPTGPRAWIEDVVVSTDTRGRGVGAALVLDALDRAAAAGSRTVDLTSRPSREAANRLYVRLGFEQRVTNVYRKALE from the coding sequence GTGAGCGCCGACCAGACGGAGGAGCCTGCCGGGCCGGTCGTCGTCGAAGAGGTCACCGCCGTCACGCCGGCGGTCGTGACCGCGCTGCGCGCCCTCGTGCCCGAGCTGTCCAGCTCCGCGCCGGTGCTCACCGAGGCGGCCGTCCGGGAGATCGTGGACTCCCCCGCCACGGTGCTGCTGGTGGCGCGCGACGAGACCGGCATGATCCTGGGATCGTTGACGCTGGTGGTGTTCAGCGCGCCGACCGGCCCCCGGGCCTGGATCGAGGACGTGGTGGTGTCGACGGACACCCGTGGCCGGGGCGTGGGCGCGGCCCTCGTCCTCGACGCCCTGGACAGGGCGGCCGCGGCCGGGTCGCGCACCGTGGACCTGACGTCGCGGCCCTCCCGTGAGGCGGCCAACCGCCTGTATGTCCGGCTGGGCTTCGAGCAGCGGGTGACGAACGTCTACCGCAAGGCGCTCGAGTAG
- a CDS encoding cation diffusion facilitator family transporter codes for MRRQTRLRLGREDGPGAAHDHDGDHGAAHDHDGDHGGDHGHDGDHGGDHGHQGGLRGFLVSLVVPHDHSAHTSDRVLESTAAGTRAVFVSLAALAVTAAVELVVALASHSVALLADTIHNFADALTALPLALAFRMGRRPPTRRYTYGFGRAEDLAGLVIVAMIAASTVVAAYEAITRLLHPHRVTGAGWVMLAGAAGVAGNELVAVYRVRVGRRIGSAALVADGLHARSDGFTSLAVVVGAGASAAGAARADPIAGLVITAAVAIVLSGAVRTVYRRLMDSVDPELVDQVEEVLRAVPGVEAVGGVRIRWVGHELRAEIQIASDPVLSLVDAHTIAQEAHHRLLHQVPRLAEAVIHTNPAGPDGRSFHEVVSHHFRDEAADEPTGPSADGPHDDSRA; via the coding sequence GTGCGGCGCCAGACACGGCTCCGCCTTGGGCGCGAGGACGGCCCCGGCGCTGCACACGACCACGACGGCGACCACGGCGCTGCACACGACCACGACGGCGACCACGGCGGCGACCACGGCCACGACGGCGACCACGGCGGCGACCACGGCCACCAGGGGGGACTGCGCGGCTTTCTGGTGTCGCTGGTGGTCCCCCACGACCACAGCGCGCACACGTCCGACCGGGTGCTCGAGTCCACGGCGGCAGGGACACGGGCCGTGTTCGTCTCCCTGGCGGCGTTGGCCGTCACCGCCGCCGTGGAGCTGGTCGTCGCCTTGGCCAGCCACTCCGTGGCGCTGCTCGCCGACACGATCCACAACTTCGCCGACGCCCTCACCGCCCTCCCGCTCGCACTGGCCTTCCGCATGGGACGGCGCCCTCCGACGCGGCGCTACACCTACGGGTTCGGACGGGCCGAGGACCTGGCCGGCCTGGTGATCGTGGCGATGATCGCGGCGTCCACCGTCGTGGCGGCGTACGAGGCCATCACCCGTCTCCTGCACCCCCATCGCGTCACGGGGGCGGGCTGGGTCATGCTGGCGGGAGCGGCGGGCGTCGCGGGCAACGAGCTCGTCGCGGTGTACCGGGTGCGCGTCGGCCGCCGGATCGGCTCGGCCGCCCTGGTCGCCGACGGTCTGCACGCCCGCTCCGACGGGTTCACGTCCCTGGCCGTGGTGGTGGGTGCGGGCGCCTCCGCCGCCGGGGCGGCGCGTGCGGACCCCATCGCCGGGCTCGTCATCACGGCGGCTGTCGCCATCGTGCTGTCGGGCGCAGTCCGCACCGTGTACCGCCGGCTCATGGACAGCGTCGACCCCGAGCTCGTCGACCAGGTGGAGGAGGTGCTCAGGGCCGTGCCCGGGGTCGAGGCCGTGGGCGGCGTGCGCATCCGCTGGGTCGGCCACGAGCTGCGAGCCGAGATCCAGATCGCGTCGGACCCCGTGCTGAGCCTGGTCGACGCGCACACCATCGCGCAGGAGGCGCACCACCGGCTCCTGCACCAGGTGCCCCGCCTGGCCGAGGCGGTCATCCATACGAACCCGGCGGGGCCAGACGGACGGAGCTTCCACGAGGTCGTCTCCCATCACTTCCGGGACGAGGCCGCCGATGAGCCGACGGGACCGTCCGCAGACGGCCCGCACGACGACAGCCGGGCCTGA
- a CDS encoding sulfatase-like hydrolase/transferase → MPETLTRQPAGGPDPAGRRPNILLVVSDQERQRSWLPGSVRLPWRERLIAEGLEFTRYFTHSSPCSPSRASLFTGRYLPGHGVVDNVIMPEHVELDPAVPTLGSLLRGAGYRSSYIGKWHLSQSAQPDMEAYGFADWDGNDRHFMGWAGTGVHFDPVIASNAAHWLRANAAPTDGADAPPWFLTVALVNPHDVMWFPVDQPGYEERHPEEVASIRGVLESAAWKEDDPLPVYRKDYDEVLESLPANFHDDLHTKPEAHRQWRWDQQHGLWGYIDPSDTKAWLRHLDYYVELQRLADESLGTVLGALEESGAWDDTIVIFTSDHGDMCGSHGLRSKGPFVYDEIMRVPLYVRAPGLTRAGSTTEALATHVDLASTICALAGVGPGVAEGPAGLQGADLSPVLADPTSSVRDHVLFAQDSAQTRNLNAVRYALRGFFDGRTKYARYYGVGGGKPSTGLWGKDPGRKLFDVDCDFDDQDHEWYDHDTDPLELVNLAHDRARRVELREMFDRLREYEGREMTPGP, encoded by the coding sequence GTGCCCGAGACGCTGACACGACAGCCCGCCGGCGGCCCCGACCCCGCCGGCCGCCGCCCCAACATCCTCCTCGTGGTCTCCGACCAGGAGCGACAGCGCAGCTGGCTCCCGGGCTCCGTGCGCCTGCCCTGGCGGGAGCGGTTGATCGCCGAAGGCCTCGAGTTCACCCGGTATTTCACGCACTCCTCCCCGTGCTCACCGAGCCGCGCGAGCCTCTTCACCGGCCGGTATCTGCCGGGGCACGGCGTGGTCGACAACGTGATCATGCCGGAGCACGTGGAACTCGACCCCGCCGTGCCGACCCTCGGCTCTCTCCTGCGCGGCGCCGGCTATCGGTCCTCCTACATCGGCAAGTGGCACCTGTCGCAGTCCGCGCAGCCCGACATGGAGGCATACGGCTTCGCCGACTGGGACGGCAACGACCGCCACTTCATGGGGTGGGCAGGGACCGGCGTCCATTTCGACCCGGTGATCGCGTCCAACGCCGCCCACTGGCTGCGTGCGAACGCCGCACCGACAGACGGGGCGGACGCCCCACCCTGGTTCCTGACCGTCGCGCTGGTCAATCCGCACGATGTCATGTGGTTCCCCGTCGACCAGCCCGGCTACGAAGAGCGGCATCCGGAGGAGGTGGCCTCGATCCGCGGCGTGCTCGAGAGCGCGGCGTGGAAGGAAGACGACCCGCTGCCCGTCTACCGCAAGGACTACGACGAGGTGCTCGAGTCCCTCCCCGCCAACTTCCACGACGACCTCCACACCAAGCCCGAGGCGCACCGTCAGTGGCGCTGGGACCAGCAGCACGGCCTGTGGGGCTACATCGACCCCTCCGACACCAAAGCGTGGCTGCGCCACCTCGACTACTACGTCGAGCTGCAGCGACTCGCAGACGAAAGCCTCGGGACGGTGCTGGGCGCCCTCGAGGAGAGCGGCGCCTGGGACGACACCATCGTGATCTTCACCTCCGACCACGGCGACATGTGCGGGTCGCACGGCCTTCGCTCCAAGGGGCCCTTCGTGTACGACGAGATCATGCGGGTACCGCTGTACGTCCGCGCCCCGGGTCTCACGCGGGCCGGGTCCACGACGGAGGCCCTCGCCACCCACGTCGACCTGGCCTCCACCATTTGCGCGCTCGCCGGGGTCGGTCCCGGGGTGGCCGAGGGTCCGGCTGGGCTGCAGGGCGCGGACCTCTCACCGGTCCTTGCGGACCCGACGTCGTCGGTGCGTGACCACGTGTTGTTCGCCCAGGACTCCGCCCAGACCCGCAATCTCAATGCCGTGCGCTACGCGCTGCGCGGCTTCTTCGACGGCCGGACCAAGTACGCGCGGTACTACGGGGTGGGCGGGGGCAAGCCCTCCACCGGGCTGTGGGGCAAAGACCCGGGCCGGAAGCTCTTCGACGTCGACTGCGACTTCGACGACCAGGATCACGAGTGGTACGACCACGACACCGACCCGCTCGAGCTGGTGAACCTCGCTCACGACCGGGCCCGGCGCGTCGAGCTGCGCGAGATGTTCGACCGCCTCCGGGAGTACGAGGGGCGGGAGATGACTCCCGGTCCCTGA
- a CDS encoding pyridoxamine 5'-phosphate oxidase family protein: MDQSDPPTGPWAANPAVWPDELLEVFARSVTAEFASLTRAGKPVTMPTTPYMGGERRTLDVSTGLTYPAKAERARRDPRVCLLFADPVGSGLVDPPVVLVQGLATVRDADLQANTDRYVRVSMEKIPAATKGQPRFVLRRLAWYYARIWVEVTPVHIRWWPSRALEEPARTWEAPEATAAPLSDPAPGGAQPSAWLAPPASWRTVAEGAVGRLPMRDLTVVDDNGFPACLPVARSELLDDGFRLHLGPGAPAVTAGPACLTMHAHPEVFTGQENRTFIGTVDADGVRGAAVRFRAERALADWSLAGGRARTAIGFLTKGRRLSPRLAAEAQRRFQPVPEVRLPGRR; the protein is encoded by the coding sequence ATGGACCAGAGCGATCCTCCGACCGGACCCTGGGCGGCCAACCCCGCGGTCTGGCCCGACGAACTGCTCGAGGTGTTCGCCCGCTCGGTAACCGCTGAGTTCGCCAGCCTGACGCGGGCCGGCAAACCCGTCACCATGCCCACCACTCCCTACATGGGAGGCGAGCGCAGGACCCTCGACGTGTCGACGGGGCTCACGTACCCTGCGAAGGCGGAGCGGGCGCGCCGCGACCCGCGCGTGTGCCTCCTGTTCGCGGACCCCGTCGGGTCGGGGCTCGTCGATCCCCCCGTCGTACTGGTGCAGGGGCTGGCCACCGTCCGCGACGCCGACCTCCAGGCCAACACCGACCGCTACGTGCGCGTGAGCATGGAGAAGATCCCCGCCGCGACGAAGGGCCAGCCGCGCTTCGTGCTCAGGCGACTGGCGTGGTACTACGCACGCATCTGGGTCGAGGTCACACCCGTGCACATCCGCTGGTGGCCGTCGCGCGCCCTGGAGGAGCCGGCGCGCACCTGGGAGGCGCCCGAGGCCACGGCGGCGCCCCTGTCCGACCCGGCGCCGGGCGGCGCGCAGCCCAGCGCCTGGCTCGCCCCCCCGGCGTCGTGGCGCACCGTGGCCGAAGGGGCGGTGGGGCGGCTGCCCATGCGCGACCTCACGGTGGTCGACGACAACGGCTTCCCGGCGTGCCTGCCCGTGGCCCGCTCGGAGCTGCTCGACGACGGCTTCCGTCTCCACCTCGGACCCGGCGCGCCGGCCGTCACGGCCGGGCCCGCGTGCCTGACCATGCACGCGCACCCCGAGGTCTTCACGGGCCAGGAGAACCGGACGTTCATCGGGACCGTGGACGCCGACGGCGTACGTGGCGCTGCGGTGCGGTTCCGGGCCGAGCGTGCCTTGGCCGACTGGAGCCTGGCCGGCGGGCGGGCGAGGACGGCCATCGGGTTTCTGACAAAGGGCCGCCGGCTGTCACCACGGCTGGCGGCCGAAGCACAGCGCCGCTTCCAGCCCGTGCCCGAGGTGCGGCTGCCGGGCCGACGCTGA